Proteins encoded within one genomic window of Oryza brachyantha chromosome 7, ObraRS2, whole genome shotgun sequence:
- the LOC102714607 gene encoding 40S ribosomal protein S2-3, translated as MAERGGGERGGERGGFGRGFGRGGRGDRGRGGRGGRRGPRQEEEKWVPVTKLGRLVKEKKIEKIEEIYLHSLPVKEHQIVEQLVPGLKDEVMKITPVQKQTRAGQRTRFKAFVVVGDGDGHVGLGVKCAKEVATAIRGAIILAKLSVVPVRRGYWGNKIGKPHTVPCKVTGKCGSVTVRMVPAPRGSGIVAARVPKKVLQFAGIEDVFTSSRGSTKTLGNFVKATFDCLMKTYGFLTPDFWRETMFIRTPFQEYTDFLAKPTKGLLIEAPAEKLEA; from the exons AtggcggagcgcggcggcggagagaggGGCGGGGAGCGCGGCGGGTTCGGGCGAGGgttcgggcgcggcggccgaggcgacCGCGGCaggggagggcgcggcgggcggcgcgggccccggcaggaggaggagaagtgGGTGCCCGTGACCAAGCTGGGGCGGCTCgtgaaggagaaaaagatcgAGAAGATCGAGGAGATCTACCTGCACTCGCTCCCCGTCAAGGAGCACCAGATCGTGGAGCAGCTCGTGCCGGGGCTCAAGGACGAGGTGATGAAGATCACGCCGGTGCAGAAGCAGACCCGCGCCGGGCAGCGCACGAGGTTCAAGGCGTTCGTGGTCgtcggggacggggacggccACGTCGGGCTCGGCGTCAAGTGCGCCAAGGAGGTGGCCACCGCCATCCGCGGCGCCATCATCCTCGCCAAGCTCTCCGTCGTGCCGGTCAGGAGGGGGTACTGGGGGAACAAGATCGGCAAGCCCCACACCGTGCCGTGCAAGGTCACCGGCAAGTGCGGCTCCGTCACCGTGCGCATGGTGCCGGCGCCCCGTGGTTCCGGCATCGTGGCGGCGCGCGTCCCCAAGAAGGTGCTCCAGTTCGCCGGCATCGAGGATGTCTTCACCTCGTCGCGCGGCTCCACCAAGACCCTCGGCAACTTCGTCAAG GCCACCTTCGATTGTCTCATGAAAACCTATGGCTTCCTGACTCCTGACTTCTGGAGGGAGACAATGTTTATCAGGACTCCGTTCCAGGAGTACACAGACTTCTTGGCGAAGCCAACAAAGGGGCTCTTGATCGAAGCACCAGCTGAGAAGCTAGAGGCTTAG
- the LOC102713512 gene encoding leucine-rich repeat receptor-like tyrosine-protein kinase PXC3 yields MPPAAFLVCVLAAGWVLVAAAGAGEGEGAAMLELRRALAPPDWGGAGAGEEGNHCAWRGVTCAGGGGGGGGGAVVAIDLPRRGLRGDFSAVAGLRALARLDLSFNALRGGVPGEALGALGRLEFLDLSMNKLSGPVPASLAGAVGLRFVNLSNNALSGAIPDELRALRDIEELQISGNNLTGGIPRWLAGLPALRVLSAYENALSGPIPPGLGLSSKLQVLNLHSNALEGSIPSSLFDIGNLQVLILTVNRLNGTIPDSIGRCAGLSNVRIGNNRLAGAIPASIGDATSLTYFEADSNELTGGIPPQFARCANLTLLNLAYNRLAGEVPDVLGELRNLQELIVSSNGLSGEFPRSILRCRNLSKLDLSYNAFRGGLPESICNGSRMQFLLLDHNEFSGGIPVGIGGCGRLLELQLGNNNLTGEIPPEIGRVKSLQIALNLSFNHLVGPLPHELGRLDKLVALDLSSNEISGEIPGDMRGMLSLIEVNLSNNRLTGAIPVFAPFQKSAASSFSGNNKLCGDPLVVDCGPIYGSNYGMDHRKISYRVALAVVGSCVLIFSIVSLVVALFMWRERQEKEAEAKMAEGGEVVVEAPQVMTSNMFVESLQQAIDFQSCVKATFKDANIVSNGTFSTTYKAIMPSGMVVCVKKLKSVDRAVIHYQTKMIRELECLSHINHPNLVRPIGYVIYEDVALLLHHHMPNGTLLELLHNVDNPESDNQKPDWPRLLSIAIDVAEGLAFLHHVATIHLDISSGNVFLDSHYNALLGEVEISKLLDPLKGTASISAVAGSFGYIPPEYAYTMQVTVPGNVYSFGVVLLEILTSKLPVDEEFGEGVDLVKWVHSAPARGETPEQIMDPKLSTVSFAWRRQMLAVLKVAMLCTERAPAKRPKMKKVVEMLQEAKNS; encoded by the exons ATGCCGCCTGCTGCGTTCTTGGTGTGCGTTCTTGCCGCCGGGTGGGTcctcgtggccgccgccggcgcgggggagggggagggggccgCAATGCTGGAGCTGCGGCGAGCGCTGGCGCCGCCCGACtggggcggcgcgggcgcgggggaggagggCAACCACTGCGCGTGGAGGGGCGTCACGTGCGcgggtgggggcggcggcggcggcggcggcgcggtcgtGGCGATCGACCTCCCGCGGCGGGGGCTGAGGGGGGACTTCTCGGCGGTCGCCGGGCTGCGCGCGCTGGCGCGGCTCGACCTGTCGTTCAACGCGCTCCGGGGCGGCGTCCCCGGCGAGGCGCTCGGGGCGCTCGGACGCCTCGAGTTCCTCGACCTGTCGATGAACAAGCTGTCCGGCCCCGTCCCGgcctccctcgccggcgccgtcgggcTCAGGTTCGTCAACCTCTCCAACAACGCGCTCTCCGGCGCCATCCCCGACGAGCTCAGGGCGCTCAGGGACATCGAGGAGCTCCAGATTTCCGGCAACAACCTCACCGGTGGCATCCCCCGGTGGCTCGCCGGGCTCCCCGCCCTCCGCGTGCTGTCCGCCTACGAGAACGCCCTCTCCGGCCCGATCCCCCCGGGGCTCGGCCTCTCCTCCAAGCTCCAAGTGCTCAACCTCCACTCCAATGCCCTCGAGGGGAGCATCCCGAGCAGCCTCTTCGATATCGGCAACCTCCAGGTCCTCATCCTCACCGTGAACCGGCTCAACGGCACCATCCCGGACAGCATCGGCCGGTGCGCCGGCCTCTCCAACGTGCGCATCGGCAATaaccgcctcgccggcgccatcccGGCGTCCATCGGCGACGCCACCAGCCTCACCTACTTCGAGGCCGACAGCAACGAGCTCACTGGAGGGATCCCCCCGCAGTTCGCGCGCTGCGCCAATCTGACGCTGCTCAATTTGGCATAcaaccgcctcgccggcgaggtcccCGACGTGCTCGGGGAGCTCAGGAACCTGCAGGAGCTCATCGTCTCGAGCAACGGGCTCTCCGGCGAGTTCCCAAGGTCGATACTGAGGTGCCGGAACCTGAGCAAGCTCGACTTGAGCTACAACGCGTTCCGCGGCGGCTTACCGGAGAGCATCTGTAACGGGTCGAGGATGCAGTTTCTTTTGCTTGATCACAATGAGTTCTCCGGTGGCATTCCCGTCGGCATCGGTGGCTGTGGCCGGCTGCTTGAGCTGCAACTTGGCAACAATAATCTTACTGGTGAGATACCACCTGAAATCGGCAGGGTCAAGAGTTTGCAGATTGCTCTGAATCTTAGCTTCAATCATCTTGTTGGACCACTGCCCCATGAACTTGGGCGGCTCGATAAGCTCGTTGCGCTGGACCTGTCAAGCAATGAGATATCCGGCGAGATACCAGGTGATATGAGAGGGATGCTGAGCTTAATTGAGGTCAATTTATCAAACAACCGGCTAACTGGCGCCATCCCTGTGTTTGCACCATTCCAGAAGAGTGCAGCATCCAGCTTTTCTGGCAACAACAAGCTGTGTGGCGACCCGCTAGTTGTTGATTGTGGGCCAATTTATGGATCCAACTATGGAATGGACCACAGGAAGATATCTTACAGGGTGGCTTTGGCGGTTGTGGGGTCCTGCGTGCTCATCTTCTCTATCGTGTCACTGGTGGTGGCGTTGTTCATGTGGCGCGAGAGGCAGGAGAAGGAGGCTGAAGCAAAGATGGCCGAGGGGGGGGAAGTTGTAGTGGAAGCGCCGCAGGTCATGACTTCAAACATGTTTGTTGAGAGCCTGCAGCAAGCTATCGACTTCCAGAGTTGTGTCAAGGCAACTTTCAAGGATGCCAATATAGTGAGCAACGGGACATTCAGCACAACCTACAAGGCCATCATGCCATCTGGTATGGTGGTCTGTGTCAAGAAGCTGAAGTCAGTTGATCGTGCGGTTATTCATTACCAGACGAAGATGATTCGGGAGCTCGAGTGCCTTTCGCACATCAACCACCCAAACCTTGTGCGCCCCATTGGGTATGTCATCTATGAGGATGTTGCACTCTTGCTGCACCATCACATGCCGAATGGAACCTTGCTTGAGCTGCTGCACAATGTCGACAACCCTGAAAGTGACAACCAGAAGCCTGACTGGCCAAGGCTGTTGTCAATTGCCATTGATGTCGCCGAAGGGTTGGCGTTCCTCCATCATGTCGCCACCATTCACCTGGACATCTCTTCGGGGAACGTATTCCTTGACTCCCACTACAATGCACTTCTTGGTGAAGTGGAAATCTCCAAGCTTCTGGATCCATTGAAGGGCACTGCTAGCATCAGTGCAGTTGCCGGCTCGTTTGGTTACATACCTCCAg AGTATGCCTACACCATGCAAGTGACAGTGCCAGGCAATGTGTACAGCTTTGGTGTTGTGCTGCTGGAGATCCTAACGTCAAAGCTGCCAGTGGATGAGGAGTTCGGGGAGGGTGTGGACCTTGTCAAGTGGGTGCACTCTGCCCCTGCAAGGGGCGAGACACCGGAGCAGATCATGGACCCGAAGCTGAGCACCGTATCATTCGCGTGGCGCAGACAGATGCTCGCCGTGCTCAAGGTCGCGATGCTCTGCACCGAACGTGCCCCGGCCAAGCGTCCCAAGATGAAGAAGGTGGTGGAGATGCTGCAAGAGGCCAAAAACAGCTGA
- the LOC102714338 gene encoding uncharacterized protein LOC102714338, which produces MASGPAAYGVGDGEKPSAHLGQPLLPPPTQPPYYAFPASAYAPPPPLAQPPPPPAPTLIFVPASPVLVRLRRLRPRRVPCLRAFSTRTIPLLLLLALLAGLACLFYPSAPVARVAELRLDRFRVNPPPFPAVDLDLALRLSVRNPGLVLPLRYRAVSAAVSYRGHLLGSAAARPGSGDLDARGTTYADAEVWVDAGRVIDDVIDLIGDLAAGSLPLEIVTEVVGAVRVFRFDIPVKGLISCSVNVSPDTQRIISQDCY; this is translated from the exons ATGGCGTCCGGACCGGCGGCgtacggcgtcggcgacggcgagaagcCCTCGGCCCACCTCGGccagcccctcctccctccgcccacgCAGCCCCCCTACTACGCCTTCCCCGCGTCGGCCTacgctcccccgccgccgctggcgcagcctcctcctccgccggcgccgacgctcATCTTCGTGCCGGCCTCCCCCGTCctcgtccgcctccgccggctccgcccgcgccgggTCCCCTGCCTCCGCGCCTTCTCCACCCGCACGatcccgctcctcctcctcctcgcgctcctcgccggcctcgCGTGCCTCTTCTACCCCTCCGCGCCCGTCGCCCGCGTCGCGGAGCTCCGGCTCGACCGCTTCCGCGTCAACCCGCCCCCGTTCCCGGCCGTCGACCTCGACCTCGCGCTCCGCCTCAGCGTCCGCAACCCCGGCCTCGTCCTCCCGCTCCGGTACCGCGCGGTGTCCGCCGCCGTCTCATACCGCGGCCACCTCctcggctccgccgccgcgcggcccgGATCCGGCGATCTGGACGCCAGGGGGACGACGTACGCCGACGCGGAGGTGTGGGTGGACGCCGGCAGGGTTATCGATGACGTTATCGACCTGATCGGGGACCTCGCCGCGGGCTCTCTGCCGCTGGAGATCGTGACTGAAGTGGTCGGCGCGGTCAGGGTCTTCCGCTTCGACATCCCTGTGAAG GGGCTCATATCATGCTCTGTGAATGTCAGCCCAGATACCCAGAGAATCATAAGCCAGGATTGCTATTGA
- the LOC121054882 gene encoding uncharacterized protein LOC121054882, with product MELFLLLLSSVAIATATSVPGSPPPPPPRAHTQNLNGVLVNGNFAMSPRKMNDTVIVGRDSLPGWALRGHVEYVSGGPQPGGMYFAAAPGAHALRLGARASAAQAVEVRAGAAYALTFAATRACARDDGEALLRVAASPSFSAPVDVPVRTLYGAAAADAWAWGFRAAERDAQVVFSNPRGDGQDGDPACGPLLAIVAIKELPAPLPSKDNLIRNGDFEAGPTAIPNSTAGVLLPPKQKDATSPLPGWIIESLRPVRLVDAPHFAVPQGQRAVELVAGREGAIAQVIRTAPGRAYNLSFAVGDAGDGCEGAMLVHAVAGNATSTVPYASRGGGGARQASLRFVAAGRRTRVTFYSSYYHTSAGDGVSPCGPVLDQVKVQPLMRKA from the exons atggagctcttcttgcttctcctctcctccgtaGCCATCGCCACTGCCACGTCAGTTCcagggtcgccgccgccgccgccacctcgagCTCACACTCAAAACCTCAACG GCGTGCTGGTGAACGGCAACTTCGCGATGAGCCCCCGGAAGATGAACGACACGGTGATCGTCGGGAGGGACTCGCTGCCGGGGTGGGCGCTGCGGGGCCACGTCGAGTACGTCTCCGGCGGACCGCAGCCCGGAGGGATGtacttcgccgccgcgccgggggCCCACGCGCTCCGCCTGGGGGCGCGCGCctcggcggcgcaggcggtggaggtgcgcgccggcgcggcgtaCGCGCTCACGTTCGCGGCCACGCGCGCCTgcgcgcgcgacgacggcgaggcgctcCTGCGGGtggccgcgtcgccgtcgttctCCGCGCCGGTGGACGTCCCCGTGCGCACGCTctacggcgccgccgccgccgacgcctgGGCGTGGGGCTTCCGCGCCGCTGAGAGGGATGCCCAAGTCGTGTTCAGTAACCcccgcggcgacggccaggACGGCGACCCGGCCTGCGGCCCCCTCCTCGCCATCGTCGCCATCAAGGAGCTCCCCGCGCCATTGCCATCCAAAG ACAACCTGATCCGGAACGGCGACTTTGAGGCCGGGCCAACGGCGATCCCGAACTCCACCGCCGGcgtgctgctgccgccgaAGCAGAAGGACGCGACGTCGCCGCTCCCGGGGTGGATCATCGAGTCGCTCCGCCCCGTCCGCCTCGTCGACGCGCCTCACTTCGCGGTGCCCCAGGGCCAGCGCGCCGTggagctcgtcgccggccgagAGGGCGCGATCGCGCAGGTGATCCGCACCGCGCCGGGACGTGCCTACAACCTCTCCTtcgccgtcggcgacgccgGGGACGGCTGCGAGGGCGCCATGCTGgtccacgccgtcgccgggaaCGCGACGTCCACGGTGCCCTATGcgtcccgcggcggcggcggcgcccggcaGGCCAGCCTGAGGTTCGtggcggccgggcggcgcaCCAGGGTGACGTTCTACAGCTCCTACTACCACAccagcgccggcgacggcgtatCGCCGTGCGGGCCGGTGCTCGACCAGGTCAAGGTGCAGCCATTGATGAGGAAAGCTTAG